The sequence below is a genomic window from bacterium.
AGCAAAACGCCATGCCGGAACCAGGAGAAAAGATTGTAGCGCTTGGCGAAAGAAATCTCCGCCTTCCTGGAATGGGCGTCGTTCATCATCCGATCTGCTCCTCTTGGACGATGGCCCGCTCCCGGACGAGCAGATGAATTCCGTAGAAGATGAGAAACGAGAATATGATGAGCAGCAGGACCGATGCGGCGGCGCCGAAGCTGTACTTGTTAAACTGCCAGACCTGTCTCCATAGGAAAAAGGCGACCGTTTCGGTCGAAGTGCCGGGGCCCCCGAAGGTGAGCAGGACGACCTGGTCGAAAAGCTTGAGCGCCTCCATCGACCGGATGATGACGGCGATGAGGATGGCGGGTTTCAGCAAGGGAAGTTGCACCCGCCAGAAAATCTGCCACCGGCTCGCCCCCAGGACACGGGCGGCGTGGGAGAGCTGCTCCGGCAGCGCGGTGAAGCCCGACAAGAAGATTAAAAAGGTGAGCGAGGTCCACTGCCAGACGTCCGCGAGGATGACCGCCCATTGAGCGGCGACCGGGTGGGAGAGCCACCGGACGCGGGGGTTGATTCCGAACAACTCCAAAAACGGGGACAATATCTGGTTGAGGGGCCCGGAGTCCACGTAAATCATCGAAAAGTTGTAGCCCACGACGACCGGAACCACCATCATCGGAACCAGGAAGATGGTGATGTAGATCTTCCTGCCGCGGAACTCCCGGTAGACGAACATCGCCAGCAGGAAGCCGATAACCAGCTCGAGCGACACCGCCACCCCGGCGAAATAAAACGTCCGCCCCAGTGCCCACCAGAAATCCACGTCGCCGAGGACCTGGGCATAATTTAAAAAGCCGTAAAAATAGGCTGTCTCGAACGGCCGGCTGGCGCGCCATTTGAGCAGGCTGATGTAAATCGTCAGGATGAAGGGAACGGCGAGAAGGAGGAGGAAAGTCCCCTCCACCATGATGAACGGAATCAGGCGGAAGACGCGCTCCTGCCGAAACCAGGCGGCAAGGCCCTTCTTGGAACGCGACTTTGGCGTAACGCCTTCAGGTGATTGCATCTCGCAACTTACCGTCTCATCGGCGGCGGACGCCCCGAGAGAGCGCCCGCCGCCGGAAAATGGTTATCTAAAATTTATCAATATAAGCGCCGCTGGCCACACCCTTACGCCAGGCGCGAACCTGATTTTTGCGCCCGACATCTTTGGTGATCTTGTTCCAGCCGCTCTCGATCCGCTTCGCGGCCTCCTTGGCGCTGATGTTCCCCTGCATGACAAGCGAGAGATTTTTGTCGAGGACGTTGAAGTACTCGTAGTTGCCCTCGATCATCAGCAGCGAGGTCGCGACCTTGGCATTCGCCAGCGTCGTTTCGATCATCTGTTTGCCGAATTTCGAGACGACGGCGGGGGCCGTCAGGTTCGACTTCCGCATCGGGTCCCAGAAGCCCTTGGGATCGGCAATAAGCTCGTCGCCCTTGGTCGGGGCGGTGAGCCACTGGAGGAAATAGTAGGCGAGCTCGGGATGTTTGCTGTAGCGGCTGACCGCCCAGCCGGCTCCCGCCGCCTGCGGGGAACGCCGAACGAGCTTGCCCTTCACTTTTACGCCCGGAACCATGCAAGTGATCTGCTGGTCCTTGATCGTGCTCTTGGGGTTCTTGTTGCCGTAGCCGACAATCGACGGGAAAGACATGACCGAAAATGCCTGTCCGCTTCCCCAGAAGGGATAAATCTGCGGCGTGCCCCAGCCCTGAACGTCGGGGGGCATGTATTTCACAATGGAAGCAAACCCCTGAATCGCCGTGACGCCCTGCGGGGTATTAATCCGCGGGTTCATGTTTTTGTCGAAGAGCAGCCCGCCGAAGTAGGCCGGGAAATGGCGGTAGGAGAAATTGATGCTCCGGTAGGCCAACGCGCCGTAAAGCGGTTTGTCGAATTTCTTGCCCCAGCGGGTCTGTCCCTTTTCCGTATGGAAGTACTTGGCCATCTGCTCCCATTCGGACATCGTTTCAGGGCAGCCGGGTTCCTTGCCGAACTTGGCCTTGTAGTCGTTCTTGGCCAGATCGGCGATATCTTTCCGGATGACGAGGGCGAGGTGATCGCCGTCGAGAAGCAAAAATGTGAGGTTGCCCTGATACCACTGCTGGGCGCGAAGGCCGGACTCGATGCCCGAGAAGTCGGGTTTTCCCTTTTTCGCGTAGGCATCCAGGGACCGGATCACACCGGCGCCCCAGGCGTCGGGAATGGAGTAGGGGAAGTGGTTGAAGATGTCCCACTGCCCTGTCTTGGCAACGGCTTCGGCCATGATTTTCGACGGAATGTCCGTGTAGCCGTAGGGAATGGACTTGACCTTCACACCCGTCAGCTTCTCCCACTGGCGATCGTATTCCGGCTGCGCGTTTTTGAAGAGCGCATTTTGAAGCACCGTAAGCGTGGGATTTTTCAGGTTATGCTTCTTGATGTAGGCTTTCGCGCCGTTGATGGCGCGCTCCTCCACCGTGGCGCCCGGCAGGACCTGTGCCAGTGCCGGGCCGCCCGCGAGCACGAGGACCGTCGCCGCGGCCAGTATTCCCATTGCGAGTCGTTTCATTTTCCTCCCTCCCCTTCTTGAGATATTGCCGGTTCTTCCCTCTCCGCTCGGCGAACGCCGCACCGCCGGGAGAGGGTCGTTCTTTGGGTATTCCAAGGAAATTGTGCAGAGACATTATCCGCTCCGGGCGGATGGGAATCAAGCGGAGCGGGCCCCGCGACAGCCAGAAAATCAAGCCATTCGCCGGGTGACGAATATCCGGGATTTTGGTATATATCTCCTTGCCGGGCCATCCTGTCCATCTCTCCCGGGGGGAGGGGAAAAGGGCGGCCCGATGGCCGTTTTATACCGGAATCACAGGAGGAAGCCATGCCGGCCGAAATCGAGGTCTACACCACAGAGCCCTGCACCTACTGCATGGCGGCGAAAAACCTGCTCAAGAAGCGGGGTCTTGAATACAAGGAATACCTCGTATTCGGCGGAACCCCCGAGTGGAAAGCCATGCAAGAGCGCACCGGCGGCAAGACCGCCCCCCAGGTCATCATCAACGGCGAGGTTATCGGCGGATTTCCGCAGCTGGCCGTTCTCGACAAGGAAGGCAAGCTGGTCGAAATCAGCGCGAGCTAGCCGCCCGCCGAAAAGCACATCCCAAAAAGCCCTCCGGCCTCCGGGGGGCTTTTTTTGTTCCCCTCTCTTTCGTCCTTGGGCCAGATCGGGCTACTCTAGGGTATCAACGAAAAGAATCCGACATGCGGTGCAACCGTTTCACCTGATCCGGGAGGGGATGGCTATGGCTCTGATGACTGCCGAGGAGTACAAGAAGAGCCTGCAGGACGGCCGGGTGGTCTACTACCGCGGCGAGAAAGTCGAAGATGTCACAACCCATCCCG
It includes:
- a CDS encoding sugar ABC transporter permease; its protein translation is MQSPEGVTPKSRSKKGLAAWFRQERVFRLIPFIMVEGTFLLLLAVPFILTIYISLLKWRASRPFETAYFYGFLNYAQVLGDVDFWWALGRTFYFAGVAVSLELVIGFLLAMFVYREFRGRKIYITIFLVPMMVVPVVVGYNFSMIYVDSGPLNQILSPFLELFGINPRVRWLSHPVAAQWAVILADVWQWTSLTFLIFLSGFTALPEQLSHAARVLGASRWQIFWRVQLPLLKPAILIAVIIRSMEALKLFDQVVLLTFGGPGTSTETVAFFLWRQVWQFNKYSFGAAASVLLLIIFSFLIFYGIHLLVRERAIVQEEQIG
- a CDS encoding extracellular solute-binding protein, whose protein sequence is MKRLAMGILAAATVLVLAGGPALAQVLPGATVEERAINGAKAYIKKHNLKNPTLTVLQNALFKNAQPEYDRQWEKLTGVKVKSIPYGYTDIPSKIMAEAVAKTGQWDIFNHFPYSIPDAWGAGVIRSLDAYAKKGKPDFSGIESGLRAQQWYQGNLTFLLLDGDHLALVIRKDIADLAKNDYKAKFGKEPGCPETMSEWEQMAKYFHTEKGQTRWGKKFDKPLYGALAYRSINFSYRHFPAYFGGLLFDKNMNPRINTPQGVTAIQGFASIVKYMPPDVQGWGTPQIYPFWGSGQAFSVMSFPSIVGYGNKNPKSTIKDQQITCMVPGVKVKGKLVRRSPQAAGAGWAVSRYSKHPELAYYFLQWLTAPTKGDELIADPKGFWDPMRKSNLTAPAVVSKFGKQMIETTLANAKVATSLLMIEGNYEYFNVLDKNLSLVMQGNISAKEAAKRIESGWNKITKDVGRKNQVRAWRKGVASGAYIDKF
- a CDS encoding glutaredoxin domain-containing protein; its protein translation is MPAEIEVYTTEPCTYCMAAKNLLKKRGLEYKEYLVFGGTPEWKAMQERTGGKTAPQVIINGEVIGGFPQLAVLDKEGKLVEISAS